A stretch of the Amycolatopsis sp. BJA-103 genome encodes the following:
- a CDS encoding AMP-binding protein produces MTLLGVGARLIDVTSGKTLAGEELDTEVTRVGAALSLLPPGALFARMSVDLPSVLNYLGAFEAGRAIALIDPALDADVLAGLIERFRPAAVLSAPDAPAPEGYGVSDGHWVRESAEGVEPHPHLAVLLPTSGSTGNPKLVRLSRGAVFANADAIAQVLGIDRDEVAPTSLPLHYSYGLSVLNSHLVRGATVVIEPSGVLGRGFWDAVNEYEVTSLAGVPYHYEMLRRLKFDPAKYPTLRTLTQAGGKLRDDLVAQFNDKIRAVGGRMFVMYGQTEAAPRMTTVPAERLAEKLGSAGPALPGGSFAVRREDGSETKHPKIVGEVVYRGPNVMMGYADDEAGLAAGDEWGGVLPTGDLGYLDEDGFLYITGRLKRIGKVFGNRVSLDDLEQAVRSASVGIDVVAAVPAGDKVVLFAEGADKDMCKDAAKALSERLHLHTSGFDVRACDTVPLLASGKIDYRSLEAQV; encoded by the coding sequence ATGACCCTTTTGGGTGTGGGTGCACGGCTCATCGACGTCACGAGCGGCAAGACGCTCGCGGGCGAGGAACTCGACACCGAGGTCACCCGCGTCGGGGCCGCGTTGTCGCTGCTGCCGCCCGGTGCGCTGTTCGCGCGGATGTCGGTGGACCTGCCCAGCGTGCTGAACTACCTCGGTGCGTTCGAGGCGGGCCGCGCGATCGCGCTGATCGACCCGGCGCTCGACGCCGACGTCCTGGCGGGGCTCATCGAGCGCTTCCGACCGGCTGCCGTGCTGTCCGCGCCGGACGCGCCCGCACCCGAGGGTTACGGCGTCTCCGACGGGCACTGGGTCCGGGAGTCCGCCGAAGGGGTCGAGCCGCATCCCCACCTGGCCGTCCTCCTGCCGACCAGCGGTTCCACCGGCAACCCGAAGCTGGTCCGGCTCTCCCGTGGTGCGGTGTTCGCCAACGCCGACGCGATCGCGCAGGTGCTCGGCATCGACCGCGACGAGGTCGCGCCGACCAGCCTCCCGCTGCACTACAGCTACGGCCTGTCCGTGCTGAACTCCCACCTCGTCCGCGGCGCGACCGTGGTCATCGAGCCCTCCGGCGTGCTCGGGCGCGGCTTCTGGGACGCGGTCAACGAGTACGAGGTGACGTCGCTCGCCGGGGTCCCGTACCACTACGAGATGCTGCGGCGCCTCAAGTTCGATCCGGCGAAGTACCCGACGCTGCGCACGCTGACCCAGGCGGGCGGCAAGCTCCGCGACGACCTCGTCGCCCAGTTCAACGACAAGATCCGCGCGGTCGGCGGGCGGATGTTCGTGATGTACGGCCAGACCGAGGCCGCGCCGCGGATGACCACCGTCCCGGCGGAGCGGCTCGCGGAAAAGCTCGGTTCCGCCGGGCCCGCGCTGCCCGGCGGCTCGTTCGCCGTCCGGCGTGAGGACGGCTCCGAGACCAAGCACCCGAAGATCGTCGGCGAGGTCGTGTACCGCGGCCCCAACGTGATGATGGGCTACGCCGACGACGAGGCCGGGCTGGCCGCGGGCGACGAATGGGGCGGCGTGCTGCCCACCGGCGACCTCGGCTATCTCGACGAGGACGGGTTCCTCTACATCACCGGACGGCTCAAGCGGATCGGCAAGGTCTTCGGCAACCGGGTCAGCCTGGATGATCTCGAGCAGGCCGTGCGTTCTGCTTCGGTGGGGATCGACGTCGTGGCCGCCGTCCCGGCCGGGGACAAGGTCGTCCTGTTCGCGGAGGGGGCCGACAAAGATATGTGCAAGGACGCCGCGAAGGCGCTGTCCGAGCGGCTCCACCTGCACACCAGCGGGTTCGACGTCCGCGCATGCGACACCGTGCCGCTGCTGGCCAGCGGCAAGATCGACTACCGGTCGCTGGAGGCCCAGGTATGA
- a CDS encoding LuxE/PaaK family acyltransferase: MSVFTLSQAEREKSLLPQLAELTAHHRENSEGYDRILSSLGIARDAAFASIADLPWLPVRMFKTHDLRSIPESEIFKTLTSSGTTGAGASRIYLDKAAAGAQTKQLGATLQEVLGGERLPMLMVDTIGIIKNRRSFSARGAGVLGMANFGRKHTYVLDENDEPDVEAVKTFLATYGDKPFLIFGFTFMVWQYLYEVAREHKLDLSNGILIHSGGWKKLIDRAVDNTEFRRRFKEDTGLTRIHNYYGMIEQIGTVFLEGPSGNSLYCPDFADVVIRNPETWEEQPVGEPGVIEVVSTLPHSYPGHVLLTEDLGVYNGIDDGDWPGKHFSVMGRLPKAEARGCSDTFQGAAA; the protein is encoded by the coding sequence ATGAGTGTGTTCACGTTGTCCCAAGCTGAGCGCGAGAAGTCGTTGCTTCCGCAGCTCGCCGAGCTCACCGCGCACCACCGCGAGAACTCCGAAGGGTACGACCGGATCCTTTCGTCGCTGGGCATCGCGCGGGACGCTGCGTTCGCGTCCATCGCGGACCTGCCGTGGCTGCCGGTGCGGATGTTCAAGACGCACGACCTCCGGTCCATTCCGGAGTCCGAGATCTTCAAGACGCTGACGTCCTCGGGGACCACCGGCGCGGGCGCGTCGCGGATCTACCTGGACAAGGCCGCCGCCGGCGCGCAGACCAAACAGCTCGGCGCGACGCTGCAGGAGGTCCTCGGCGGTGAGCGGCTGCCGATGCTGATGGTCGACACGATCGGCATCATCAAGAACCGCCGCTCGTTCTCCGCGCGCGGCGCCGGAGTGCTGGGCATGGCCAACTTCGGCCGCAAGCACACCTACGTGCTCGACGAGAACGACGAGCCGGACGTCGAGGCGGTCAAGACCTTCCTCGCGACCTACGGCGACAAGCCGTTCCTGATCTTCGGCTTCACCTTCATGGTGTGGCAGTACCTCTACGAGGTCGCGCGCGAGCACAAGCTCGACCTGTCGAACGGGATCCTGATCCACTCGGGCGGCTGGAAGAAGCTGATCGACCGCGCGGTCGACAACACCGAGTTCCGCCGTCGCTTCAAAGAGGACACCGGGCTCACCCGGATCCACAACTACTACGGGATGATCGAGCAGATCGGCACCGTGTTCCTCGAAGGACCTTCCGGGAACTCGTTGTACTGCCCCGACTTCGCGGACGTCGTGATCCGGAACCCGGAAACCTGGGAAGAGCAGCCGGTCGGCGAGCCCGGCGTGATCGAGGTCGTCAGCACGCTGCCGCACTCGTATCCTGGGCACGTCCTGCTCACCGAGGACCTCGGTGTCTACAACGGAATCGACGACGGCGACTGGCCGGGCAAGCACTTCTCGGTCATGGGCAGGCTGCCCAAGGCCGAGGCCCGCGGTTGCTCGGACACCTTCCAGGGAGCGGCGGCATGA
- a CDS encoding acyl-CoA reductase: MTLNQRFPLSDAIEVDKLVEELRAEPVGGRLRVGDPRVVEFLTKFARKLLAPATARRFPELASLGFFLRKGEIAKALSTLETSGDALRFPRGLVFHVPPANVDTIFVYSWALSALAGNHNVVRVSSRSAGAAETVLEALNAALSEVDADTAAAITATQRMITYDRSDAISGALSVAADLRVIWGGDASVAALRKYPLAPHARDLTFPDRSSFAVASVRGWHEASETERRGAAEGFYNDSYWFDQAACSSPRAVFWVGDEAGAREAGQEFRKLLAEVLAKKQHVTEPAMAVQKRVSAYGAAVDGLVNGIEFQGNGIVTLELADPAILPREWLGAGTFANARVDTLSDLVPIVLRKDQTVGQFGFSKEELTQFVTELAGRGVDRVVPFGSALTFSAIWDGYDLLTEFSRLVTVQA; the protein is encoded by the coding sequence ATGACTCTCAACCAGCGTTTCCCGCTTTCGGACGCCATCGAGGTCGACAAGCTCGTCGAAGAGCTGCGTGCCGAGCCCGTCGGTGGACGGCTTCGCGTGGGCGACCCGCGCGTCGTCGAGTTCCTGACGAAGTTCGCGCGCAAGCTGCTCGCACCCGCGACTGCCCGCCGGTTCCCCGAGCTGGCCTCGCTCGGTTTCTTCCTGCGCAAGGGAGAGATCGCCAAGGCTCTGTCCACTTTGGAGACTTCCGGAGACGCGCTGCGCTTCCCGCGCGGCCTCGTGTTCCACGTGCCGCCCGCCAACGTCGACACGATCTTCGTGTACTCGTGGGCGCTTTCGGCACTCGCGGGCAACCACAACGTCGTCCGCGTGTCCTCGCGTTCGGCCGGCGCCGCCGAAACGGTGCTGGAGGCGCTGAACGCCGCACTGTCCGAAGTGGACGCCGACACCGCCGCCGCGATCACCGCGACGCAGCGCATGATCACTTACGACCGCAGCGACGCGATCAGCGGTGCGCTCTCGGTCGCCGCGGACCTGCGGGTCATCTGGGGCGGCGACGCCTCGGTCGCGGCGCTGCGCAAGTACCCGCTGGCGCCGCACGCGCGCGACTTGACCTTCCCGGACCGGTCTTCGTTCGCCGTCGCTTCGGTGCGCGGCTGGCACGAGGCCTCCGAGACCGAGCGCCGCGGTGCCGCCGAAGGCTTCTACAACGACTCGTACTGGTTCGACCAGGCCGCCTGCTCGTCGCCGCGCGCGGTGTTCTGGGTCGGCGACGAAGCGGGCGCTCGCGAAGCAGGGCAGGAGTTCCGGAAGCTGCTCGCCGAGGTCCTGGCGAAGAAACAGCACGTCACCGAGCCCGCGATGGCCGTCCAGAAGCGGGTTTCGGCGTACGGCGCGGCCGTCGACGGGCTCGTCAACGGCATCGAGTTCCAGGGCAACGGCATCGTGACGCTCGAGCTGGCCGACCCCGCGATCCTCCCGCGCGAATGGCTCGGCGCCGGCACTTTCGCCAACGCGCGGGTCGACACGCTTTCCGACCTCGTCCCGATCGTGCTCCGCAAAGATCAAACCGTCGGTCAATTCGGCTTCAGCAAAGAAGAATTGACGCAATTCGTGACGGAATTGGCGGGCCGCGGCGTCGACCGTGTCGTTCCCTTCGGATCGGCCCTGACGTTCTCCGCGATTTGGGACGGCTACGATCTGCTGACCGAGTTCAGCCGCTTGGTGACCGTACAGGCCTGA
- a CDS encoding lysylphosphatidylglycerol synthase transmembrane domain-containing protein has translation MTTVETPEGESPVAVKQPKSTKAKILDVVRWVAILLVVAFAAKTLVTNWGEFWRTLSDVAWESSTLSLLALIAAIMVSTYGWQVMVDDLGKPIGYARGAQICLVGSLGKYVPGSVWAYLLQMELGRKAGLARARIFTGSLIQLGVGVVSALVVSLLAAPAVFSNSPRAMWLFVLIPVGLAMLHPKVLTWGTSLVLRILRRPPLDHRLSWSVVGKVFGSSTAAWALQGVHLWLLANSVGTPGFSGFVLCVGAMAVAMTVGTFAFILPSGVGVREVAQVAVLTASGLTVGQATAFAIASRVMFTVADLITAGAAALSARLATPRV, from the coding sequence GTGACGACAGTCGAAACGCCGGAGGGGGAATCCCCGGTTGCGGTAAAGCAACCGAAATCCACGAAGGCGAAGATCCTCGACGTCGTCCGCTGGGTCGCCATCCTCCTGGTCGTCGCTTTCGCGGCGAAGACACTTGTCACCAATTGGGGTGAATTCTGGCGGACGTTGTCCGACGTCGCCTGGGAATCCTCCACGCTGAGCCTGCTCGCGCTGATCGCCGCCATCATGGTGTCGACCTACGGCTGGCAGGTCATGGTCGACGACCTCGGCAAGCCGATCGGCTACGCCCGCGGCGCGCAGATCTGCCTCGTCGGCTCGCTCGGCAAGTACGTGCCGGGTTCGGTGTGGGCGTATCTGCTGCAGATGGAACTGGGCCGCAAGGCCGGGCTCGCCAGGGCCCGGATCTTCACCGGTTCGCTGATCCAGCTCGGCGTCGGCGTGGTGTCCGCGCTGGTCGTCTCGCTGCTCGCGGCCCCCGCGGTGTTCAGCAACAGCCCGCGCGCGATGTGGCTGTTCGTGCTCATCCCGGTCGGCCTCGCGATGCTGCACCCGAAGGTGCTCACCTGGGGCACGTCGCTCGTGCTGCGCATCCTGCGCCGCCCGCCGCTCGACCACCGGCTGAGCTGGTCGGTCGTCGGGAAGGTCTTCGGCTCGTCGACGGCGGCGTGGGCGCTGCAGGGCGTGCACCTGTGGCTGCTGGCGAACTCCGTCGGCACGCCGGGCTTCAGCGGCTTCGTGCTGTGCGTCGGCGCGATGGCCGTCGCGATGACCGTCGGGACGTTCGCGTTCATCCTGCCCAGCGGGGTCGGTGTCCGCGAGGTCGCGCAGGTCGCCGTGCTGACCGCTTCGGGCCTCACCGTCGGCCAGGCGACCGCCTTCGCCATCGCCTCGCGGGTCATGTTCACGGTCGCCGACCTGATCACCGCCGGCGCCGCCGCCCTTTCCGCGCGCCTCGCCACCCCCCGCGTTTAG
- a CDS encoding DUF6541 family protein, whose translation MPTQTSLSADVVTVCVALLVIALPGLLTGLAAGLRGWVLAGMTPLLSYAIGGLAGPWTAALGLPFGPVTYAVATALFAGIAYGLRRLTLRRWPPEPEEPLWGRAGHLAVGACLLLAAAVGMYAVVRGMGRLDAIPQGFDAVYHANGVRQIAETGDGGLFGTGEVNWYGDAAPVFYPNAYHLLASVVYLLSPATIPLTLDVNTALLPALLALSLITMVRVFRGRAVLAGAVALVSIAPVMGLYESMSRGPLLPFLLGLALTPLAAVAVKRYLDRPAPDTGFVLVISAVGLLCVHSSALFGAMLFAGPLLLQRWVAPGERWPRIVRDLRALAIVGAIAVVVAGLQLFGAIGLANGEVPYRSWPVEWRATTALGALLGFQHHEPYPQVWLSAALLAGFIFFARAGALRWIGVTALITGLAYIAVTSSEQPIVLALSRPWWNDPYRFMSMAAIPLSIIAAHGLAETQAWLRDTVVHRKVPAFVVAVAVFGGFAFLSNGFYARSNAEKIASGYANTPGINTHKLPVSPDEAAAMEKLAEFAKPGERAVNDRLDGTVWTYALSGVRTTSGHFDETLSPSDARLLEWHFREYPSNAEVRAAVRRLNVRWVILGQYGYPPGAQRQAGLRDLDGLSFVTEVYRNPDAVIYRLNP comes from the coding sequence GTGCCCACCCAGACCTCCCTGTCGGCCGACGTCGTCACGGTGTGCGTCGCACTGCTCGTCATCGCCCTTCCCGGCCTGCTCACAGGTCTCGCCGCCGGTCTGCGCGGCTGGGTGCTCGCGGGCATGACGCCGTTGCTCAGTTACGCCATCGGTGGGCTCGCCGGGCCGTGGACGGCCGCCCTCGGGCTCCCGTTCGGCCCGGTGACGTACGCGGTGGCGACGGCCTTGTTCGCCGGAATCGCCTACGGCCTGCGACGGCTCACCCTGCGCCGGTGGCCGCCTGAGCCGGAGGAACCGCTGTGGGGACGGGCCGGGCACCTCGCCGTCGGGGCCTGTCTGCTGCTCGCGGCCGCCGTCGGGATGTACGCCGTGGTGCGCGGGATGGGCAGGCTGGACGCCATCCCGCAGGGCTTCGACGCCGTCTATCACGCGAACGGCGTGCGGCAGATCGCCGAAACCGGGGACGGCGGCCTGTTCGGCACCGGCGAGGTCAACTGGTACGGCGACGCGGCGCCGGTGTTCTACCCCAACGCGTATCACCTGCTCGCGTCCGTGGTGTACCTGCTCAGCCCGGCGACCATTCCGCTGACCCTGGACGTGAACACTGCCCTGCTGCCCGCGCTGCTGGCGTTGTCGCTGATCACGATGGTGCGCGTGTTCCGGGGCCGGGCGGTGCTCGCGGGCGCGGTCGCGCTCGTCTCGATCGCGCCGGTGATGGGCCTGTACGAATCGATGAGCAGGGGACCTTTGCTGCCGTTCCTGCTCGGCCTGGCGCTGACCCCGCTGGCCGCCGTGGCGGTGAAGCGGTACCTCGACCGTCCGGCGCCCGACACCGGCTTCGTCCTGGTGATCAGCGCCGTCGGCCTGCTGTGCGTGCACTCGTCGGCGTTGTTCGGCGCGATGCTGTTCGCCGGTCCGCTGCTGCTGCAGCGCTGGGTCGCGCCCGGTGAACGGTGGCCACGGATCGTGCGGGACCTGCGCGCGCTGGCGATCGTCGGCGCGATCGCGGTCGTCGTGGCGGGGCTGCAGCTGTTCGGCGCGATCGGCCTCGCGAACGGCGAGGTGCCCTACCGCAGCTGGCCGGTGGAATGGCGGGCGACGACGGCGCTCGGCGCGCTGCTGGGCTTCCAGCACCACGAGCCCTATCCGCAGGTGTGGCTTTCGGCCGCGCTGCTGGCCGGGTTCATCTTCTTCGCGCGGGCGGGCGCGCTGCGCTGGATCGGTGTGACGGCGCTGATCACCGGGCTCGCCTACATCGCGGTGACGTCGTCGGAGCAGCCGATCGTGCTGGCGCTGTCCCGGCCGTGGTGGAACGACCCGTACCGGTTCATGTCGATGGCCGCGATCCCCCTGTCGATCATCGCGGCGCACGGGCTCGCCGAGACGCAGGCGTGGCTGCGGGACACCGTGGTGCACCGCAAGGTGCCCGCGTTCGTCGTCGCGGTGGCGGTGTTCGGCGGGTTCGCTTTCTTGAGCAACGGTTTTTACGCGCGGTCCAACGCGGAGAAGATCGCGTCCGGCTACGCGAACACGCCCGGCATCAACACGCACAAACTGCCGGTGAGCCCGGACGAAGCCGCCGCGATGGAGAAGCTCGCCGAGTTCGCGAAGCCCGGTGAGCGTGCGGTGAACGACCGTCTGGACGGGACGGTGTGGACCTACGCGCTCTCCGGCGTCCGGACGACCTCGGGGCATTTCGACGAGACGCTGTCGCCGTCGGACGCGCGGCTGCTGGAGTGGCACTTCCGCGAGTACCCGTCGAACGCCGAGGTGCGGGCGGCCGTGCGGCGGCTGAACGTGCGCTGGGTGATCCTCGGGCAGTACGGCTACCCGCCGGGCGCCCAGCGCCAGGCCGGGCTGCGCGATCTGGACGGCCTGAGCTTCGTGACCGAGGTCTACCGGAACCCGGACGCGGTGATCTACCGGTTGAACCCCTGA
- the wsfD gene encoding glycan biosynthesis hexose transferase WsfD: MSVDERVLPSRPAALEAPSRLFGFCVFAVALTVLLVRFLVPRPVAMSDNGDGFRVLCGAGIPWKGKPEQFVHLAYTVPAGECDATYLLTQSWFARIARSIGGLLGLESTLSLVVLGVLTSVLAAAAVALIVVGLPYSRRVRGFATAGLLLVVADSAFFGYFASVLGEGAAFLGLLLAVGGLLVAARPGWWRYAGLAVLLFGGVIAVNAKVQTLMILPVLALAALLVRPDGVRGLKRWLPVVFVIGALAGGTAYAQQTVEPAKLPDGSLAARPGDDSREINMFNTIFLTIVDGRHDTGADLAALGLPASFGQYAGNGWWHARPATMDPEYPKYREQISRRNVVEYFATHPWRTIGILDRAAGDLLTARPPYLGSFDQSAGFAPEAQEYRVPVASTITKLLAPLGFFALLPIWSLLAWRGWKTRRDAVGVALGFLLAVAAGQFALAALGDGLENVKHQVIALYCTLLGVVLALVTFARQEDLTSPTSRVP; the protein is encoded by the coding sequence GTGAGTGTCGACGAACGCGTCCTTCCGAGCCGACCAGCAGCGCTTGAAGCACCTTCGCGCCTGTTCGGCTTCTGCGTGTTCGCCGTCGCGCTCACCGTGCTGCTCGTCCGCTTCCTCGTGCCGCGGCCGGTCGCGATGTCCGACAACGGTGACGGCTTCCGCGTGCTGTGCGGCGCGGGCATCCCGTGGAAGGGCAAGCCCGAGCAGTTCGTGCACCTCGCCTACACCGTTCCGGCAGGCGAATGCGACGCCACGTATCTCCTGACCCAGAGCTGGTTCGCCCGGATCGCGCGGTCGATCGGCGGCCTGCTCGGCCTCGAATCGACGCTCAGCCTGGTCGTCCTCGGCGTGCTGACCAGCGTCCTCGCCGCCGCGGCGGTCGCGCTGATCGTCGTCGGACTGCCGTACTCACGCCGTGTCCGCGGCTTCGCGACCGCGGGGCTGTTGCTGGTCGTCGCGGATTCCGCGTTCTTCGGCTACTTCGCTTCCGTGCTCGGTGAAGGTGCCGCGTTCCTCGGTCTCTTGCTCGCAGTCGGCGGCTTGCTGGTGGCCGCGAGGCCTGGTTGGTGGCGCTACGCGGGCCTGGCGGTGCTGCTCTTCGGCGGCGTCATCGCGGTCAACGCCAAGGTCCAGACGTTGATGATCCTGCCGGTGCTCGCGCTCGCCGCGCTGCTCGTCCGCCCGGACGGCGTCCGCGGCCTCAAGCGCTGGCTCCCCGTGGTGTTCGTCATCGGCGCGCTCGCCGGAGGTACGGCCTACGCGCAGCAGACCGTCGAGCCCGCGAAGCTGCCCGATGGCTCTCTCGCCGCGCGTCCGGGCGACGATTCACGCGAGATCAACATGTTCAACACGATCTTCTTGACCATTGTGGACGGTCGGCACGACACCGGGGCCGATCTCGCCGCCTTGGGACTGCCCGCCTCGTTCGGCCAGTACGCGGGCAACGGCTGGTGGCACGCCCGGCCCGCCACGATGGATCCCGAGTACCCGAAGTACCGCGAACAGATCAGCAGGCGCAACGTCGTCGAATACTTCGCGACGCATCCCTGGCGCACCATCGGAATCCTGGACCGCGCGGCGGGCGATCTGCTCACCGCGCGGCCGCCCTACCTCGGCAGCTTCGACCAGTCGGCCGGTTTCGCGCCGGAGGCGCAGGAATACCGCGTCCCGGTGGCGTCGACCATCACGAAACTCTTGGCGCCACTGGGTTTCTTCGCGTTACTGCCGATCTGGTCCCTGCTCGCGTGGCGTGGCTGGAAGACCCGGCGCGACGCGGTGGGCGTCGCGCTGGGCTTCCTGCTGGCCGTCGCCGCCGGGCAGTTCGCGCTGGCCGCGCTCGGCGACGGCCTGGAGAACGTCAAGCACCAGGTGATCGCGTTGTACTGCACGCTGCTCGGTGTCGTCCTGGCGCTGGTGACCTTCGCGCGTCAGGAGGACTTGACGTCCCCCACTTCCAGGGTCCCTTGA
- a CDS encoding lysophospholipid acyltransferase family protein, producing the protein MADLVYPPVIMAAKLMFRVLDNRIRVEGTEHIPATGGAVIACNHVSYLDFIFCGLGAQPAKRLVRFMAKKEIFSNRIAGPLMRGMHHISVDRGAGLASYREAVERLKAGEVVGVFPEATISRSFTVKDIKSGAVRMAAEAGVPVVPMALWGTQRLWTKGHPKDLTKRHVPISILVGEPMHPKAEEDAEVLSKDLRVRMSALVDRVQAGYPEKPGADDERWWLPAHLGGTAPTPEEAAKLDREGR; encoded by the coding sequence ATGGCCGATCTCGTTTACCCGCCCGTCATCATGGCGGCGAAGCTGATGTTCCGGGTGCTGGACAACCGCATCCGGGTGGAGGGGACCGAGCACATCCCGGCCACCGGCGGTGCCGTCATCGCCTGCAACCACGTGAGCTACCTCGACTTCATCTTCTGCGGGCTCGGCGCGCAGCCGGCGAAACGCCTGGTCAGGTTCATGGCGAAGAAGGAGATCTTCAGCAACCGGATCGCCGGACCGCTGATGCGCGGCATGCACCACATCTCCGTCGACCGCGGCGCGGGTCTCGCGTCGTACCGCGAAGCCGTCGAGCGCCTGAAGGCCGGAGAGGTCGTCGGGGTGTTCCCCGAAGCCACGATCAGCCGGTCGTTCACCGTGAAGGACATCAAGTCCGGCGCCGTCCGGATGGCCGCCGAAGCCGGTGTCCCGGTCGTGCCGATGGCGCTGTGGGGCACGCAGCGGCTGTGGACCAAGGGCCACCCGAAGGACCTCACCAAACGCCACGTCCCGATCTCGATCCTCGTCGGCGAGCCGATGCACCCGAAGGCCGAAGAAGACGCCGAAGTCCTCTCGAAGGACCTTCGCGTGCGGATGTCGGCGCTCGTGGACCGCGTCCAGGCGGGCTACCCGGAGAAGCCGGGCGCCGACGACGAGCGCTGGTGGCTTCCCGCGCACCTCGGCGGCACCGCGCCGACCCCGGAAGAGGCCGCCAAGCTCGACCGCGAAGGCCGCTAG
- a CDS encoding HAD family hydrolase, with amino-acid sequence MFGDNVTVEKPLLIASDVDGTLLGPMEALTERTIDTVRRVTEAGVPFVLVSGRPPRWIAPIANPLNLTGYAVCANGAVLYEVGTDRIVAVHGMLEPTLLHDAVSALDHALPGCRYAAERIGESALDPEMRNFVIEPDYHNPWGDNEGTQAPRAEVLGHPAIKLMISKRGMTSEEMALAAREVLDGAVDITYSTNSGLIEVSAHGITKATGLAEVSERLGVPAERVIAFGDMPNDVEMLGWAGHGVAMANGHRHVLDVADEVTAPNSEDGVAQVLERWF; translated from the coding sequence ATGTTCGGGGACAATGTGACGGTGGAGAAACCCCTTCTGATCGCGTCCGATGTCGACGGCACCCTGCTCGGCCCGATGGAGGCCCTGACCGAACGCACGATCGACACCGTCCGGCGCGTCACCGAGGCCGGAGTCCCCTTCGTGCTGGTCAGCGGGCGCCCGCCGCGCTGGATCGCCCCGATCGCGAACCCGCTGAACCTGACCGGCTACGCGGTCTGCGCGAACGGCGCGGTGCTGTACGAGGTCGGGACGGACCGGATCGTCGCCGTCCACGGCATGCTCGAACCCACGCTGCTGCACGACGCGGTGAGTGCTCTTGATCACGCTCTTCCCGGCTGCCGGTACGCCGCGGAGCGGATCGGCGAGTCCGCGCTCGACCCGGAAATGCGCAATTTCGTGATCGAACCGGACTACCACAACCCGTGGGGCGACAACGAGGGCACGCAGGCGCCGAGGGCCGAGGTGCTCGGGCATCCGGCGATCAAGCTGATGATCAGCAAGCGCGGGATGACCTCCGAGGAGATGGCGCTGGCGGCCCGCGAAGTGCTCGACGGCGCTGTCGACATCACCTACTCGACGAACTCCGGCCTGATCGAGGTCTCCGCGCACGGCATCACGAAGGCGACCGGGCTGGCCGAGGTCTCCGAGCGGCTGGGCGTCCCGGCCGAGCGGGTGATCGCGTTCGGGGACATGCCCAACGACGTCGAGATGCTCGGCTGGGCCGGGCACGGGGTGGCGATGGCCAACGGACACCGCCACGTCCTGGACGTCGCCGACGAGGTGACCGCCCCGAACTCCGAGGACGGCGTCGCCCAGGTGCTCGAGCGCTGGTTCTAG
- a CDS encoding LLM class flavin-dependent oxidoreductase, with protein MRVGIVILPEDRWWAAEPKWRAAEEYGFDHAWTYDHLGWRTLVDGPWFSAMPTLTAAATVTSKIRLGTFVASPVARHPVPFTRELTTLDDISDGRFILGVGAGVPHTNYDAAVLDGPELSVKERTDRFTEFVEALDGLLMTDGFDFEGEYYRAKGARNLPGCVQRPRVPFLVAANGPRTMTLAARFGAGWATTGVKSETQDEWWKGVAGLVKTFDERLEAVGRDKASVQRFLSLDSAPVFSLSSVGAFTDAAGRARELGFTDIVTHWPRSSDYYVGRESTLEEVVSDVLPVLQGRSA; from the coding sequence GTGCGCGTAGGCATCGTGATCCTTCCGGAAGATCGTTGGTGGGCGGCCGAGCCGAAATGGCGGGCCGCCGAGGAATACGGCTTCGACCACGCTTGGACGTACGACCACCTCGGCTGGCGGACTCTCGTCGACGGCCCGTGGTTCAGTGCGATGCCAACGTTGACGGCGGCCGCGACGGTGACGTCGAAGATCAGACTGGGCACCTTCGTGGCGTCGCCGGTCGCGCGGCACCCCGTGCCGTTCACCCGCGAGCTGACCACCCTCGACGACATCTCCGACGGCCGTTTCATCCTCGGTGTGGGCGCCGGCGTCCCGCACACCAACTACGACGCCGCCGTCCTCGACGGTCCGGAACTGTCGGTCAAGGAACGCACGGACCGCTTCACCGAGTTCGTCGAAGCGCTCGACGGCCTGCTGATGACCGACGGCTTCGACTTCGAGGGTGAGTACTACCGGGCCAAGGGCGCGCGGAACCTGCCCGGGTGCGTGCAGCGGCCGCGGGTGCCGTTCCTGGTGGCCGCGAACGGCCCCCGCACGATGACGCTCGCCGCGCGGTTCGGCGCGGGCTGGGCCACCACCGGCGTCAAGTCGGAGACCCAGGACGAATGGTGGAAGGGCGTCGCGGGACTCGTGAAGACCTTCGACGAGCGCCTCGAGGCCGTCGGCCGGGACAAGGCGAGCGTGCAGCGGTTCCTGAGCCTCGACTCGGCGCCGGTCTTCTCCCTCTCCAGCGTCGGCGCGTTCACCGACGCGGCCGGACGGGCCAGGGAACTCGGCTTCACCGACATCGTCACGCACTGGCCGCGGTCCAGCGACTACTACGTCGGCCGCGAGTCGACGCTCGAGGAGGTCGTCAGCGACGTACTCCCGGTACTCCAAGGCCGGAGCGCTTAG